From Phragmites australis chromosome 5, lpPhrAust1.1, whole genome shotgun sequence, a single genomic window includes:
- the LOC133919721 gene encoding potassium transporter 25-like encodes MDLEGGGDAAAAHGKRRESWRATLLLAYQSLGVVYGDVATSPLYVYKSAFAGNDIQHSAGNEEIYGVLSFVFWTLTLITLVKYVLIVLRADDGGEGGTFALYSLICRHVRAGLLPGSGTRDELMEEEKSTGRRGERPVSRVRAVLEKYRVLQRLLLLFALLGTCMVIGDGVLTPAVSVFSAVSGLELSIEKEHHKYIELPVACAILICLFALQHYGTHKVGFLFAPIVCIWLLSISMIGVYNIVRWNHHVYRALSPYYMYQFLKKTQTGGWMSLGGILLCVTGSEAMYADLGHFSQSSIKIAFISVVYPALVLAYMGQAAYISQHHNFESSYQIGFYVSVPETLRWPVLVIAILAAIVGSQAIITGTFSIIKQCSSLNCFPGVKIVHTSSTVHGQIYIPEINWLLMILCVAVTIGFNDTKHLANAQGLAVITVMLVTTCLMSLVIVLCWNKSIFLALGFLLFFGTIEVLYFSASLVKFHEGAWVPITLSFIFMVVMCVWHYGTIKKYEFDVQNKVSVNWLLNLGPSLGIVRVRGIGLIHTELMSGIPAIFSHFVTNLPAFHQVLVFLCVKSVPVPHVEAEERFLVGRIGPKEYRLYRVIVRYGYRDVQKDGLEFEKELVRSIAEFIRSSGEYDKNGFMEDTKKPSEKLSPISTGIPLWEEDGELDASVSPHKEVDPHFIAPKRKKVKFVIPKSAQVDSEVCRELQELMDAREAGMSFILGQSYMEVKSGSSFIKRIVINFCYEFLRKNSRGPAYAANIPHASTLEVGMVYQV; translated from the exons ATGGATCTGGAGGGCGGgggcgacgcggcggcggcgcacgggAAG AGGCGGGAGTCATGGCGCGCGACGCTGCTGCTGGCGTACCAGAGCCTCGGGGTGGTGTACGGCGACGTGGCGACGTCGCCGCTGTACGTGTACAAGAGCGCCTTCGCCGGCAACGACATCCAACACTCGGCGGGCAACGAGGAGATCTACGGCGTGCTCTCCTTCGTCTTCTGGACGCTGACCCTCATCACCCTCGTCAAGTACGTGCTCATCGTGCTCCGTGCGGACGAtggcggcgagggcggcacCTTCGCGCTCTACTCCCTCATATGCCGCCACGTCCGCGCCGGCCTCCTGCCCGGCAGCGGCACCAGagatgagctcatggaggaagaGAAGTCCACCGGTCGTCGTGGGGAGCGGCCCGTGTCCAGGGTCAGGGCGGTGCTGGAGAAGTACAGAGTGCTGCAGAGGCTGTTGCTGCTGTTCGCCCTGCTTGGGACGTGTATGGTCATCGGTGACGGCGTGCTGACCCCTGCAGTCTCTG TGTTCTCTGCGGTATCAGGTCTCGAGTTGTCAATAGAAAAGGAGCATCACAAAT ATATAGAACTTCCTGTGGCTTGTGCCATACTTATATGCTTGTTTGCACTGCAACACTATGGTACACACAAAGTTGGGTTTCTTTTTGCGCCAATTGTGTGCATTTGGCTTCTCTCCATAAGCATGATAGGGGTCTACAATATCGTCCGTTGGAACCACCATGTGTATCGAGCCCTTTCGCCATATTACATGTATCAATTTCTAAAGAAGACCCAAACTGGTGGTTGGATGTCACTGGGAGGAATCCTTCTTTGTGTAACAG GTTCTGAAGCTATGTATGCAGACCTTGGACACTTCTCACAATCGTCAATTAAG ATTGCGTTCATATCTGTGGTTTATCCAGCTCTAGTACTGGCTTATATGGGACAGGCTGCTTATATTTCACAACATCACAATTTTGAGAGTAGCTATCAGATTGGATTCTATGTGTCAGTACCAG AAACACTCAGATGGCCTGTTCTGGTGATTGCTATTCTAGCAGCAATAGTTGGGAGTCAAGCAATTATTACCGGGACCTTTTCAATTATTAAGCAGTGCTCTTCGCTAAATTGTTTCCCTGGCGTAAAGATCGTGCATACATCCTCTACGGTGCATGGTCAGATATACATACCAGAAATCAATTGGCTCCTGATGATACTCTGTGTGGCTGTTACTATTGGCTTTAATGACACAAAGCACTTGGCGAATGCACAAG GACTGGCAGTTATAACTGTTATGCTTGTCACCACTTGCTTAATGTCACTGGTTATTGTGCTTTGCTGGAATAAGAGTATCTTCCTTGCCCTTGGTTTCCTACTTTTCTTTGGCACAATTGAAGTACTCTACTTCTCAGCTTCTCTTGTCAAGTTTCACGAAGGTGCTTGGGTCCCCATTACTCTCTCTTTCATATTTATGGTAGTCATGTGTGTGTGGCACTATGGCACAATTAAGAAATACGAGTTCGATGTTCAAAACAAGGTTTCAGTAAATTGGCTCTTGAACCTTGGCCCTTCTCTGGGAATTGTTCGTGTTCGAGGCATTGGGTTGATACACACAGAACTTATGTCCGGAATTCCAGCCATTTTCTCCCACTTTGTCACCAATTTGCCTGCATTTCACCAG GTGCTGGTCTTTCTTTGTGTTAAATCAGTTCCAGTACCACATGTTGAAGCTGAGGAACGTTTTTTGGTGGGTCGCATTGGTCCAAAAGAGTACAGGCTATACAGGGTCATTGTCAGATACGGGTATCGCGATGTGCAGAAGGATGGCCTGGAATTTGAGAAGGAGCTGGTCAGAAGTATTGCAGAGTTCATCCGCAGCAGCGGAGAATATGACAAGAATGGCTTTATGGAGGACACCAAGAAGCCCTCTGAGAAACTGTCTCCCATCAGTACCGGAATCCCATTGTGGGAAGAGGATGGGGAACTTGATGCATCAGTATCCCCTCATAAGGAGGTAGACCCACACTTTATAGCACCGAAGCGAAAGAAAGTGAAGTTTGTGATACCAAAGAGTGCCCAGGTGGATAGCGAGGTGTGCCGTGAGCTGCAGGAGCTGATGGATGCGAGGGAGGCAGGCATGTCCTTCATCCTGGGGCAGTCATACATGGAGGTGAAGAGTGGGTCTAGTTTCATAAAGCGGATCGTGATCAATTTCTGCTACGAGTTCTTGAGAAAGAACAGCCGTGGTCCTGCATATGCTGCTAACATACCTCATGCCTCCACCCTGGAGGTAGGAATGGTGTACCAAGTTTGA